Proteins encoded within one genomic window of Cytophagales bacterium:
- a CDS encoding NAD(P)/FAD-dependent oxidoreductase: MTRQEFIQKAAMAGLGLPLISLLSSCEEDNITPNEINVNFSGNVLIIGAGSAGLMAGHFLQQNGINFQILEASSVYGGRVKRADSFVDFPIDLGAEWIHTDPSILADLVNDPSVQASIDIINYRPEEIHVWKNNQLRKRNFFSNFYAEHKFKSTTWYGFFEQYILPGIADRITYDTQVTNIDYSGTQITVTDQNSNSYTADKIILTVPLTVLQNDVISFTPALPTSKTDALNNVEMPSGIKVFVEFSEKFYPDIVFDGGLLEQNDELGEKVYYNAAFRKDSDRNVFALFAVGDPAKEYTDQGSDENIFNYLMAQWDEIFDGKATQHYQNHVIQNWLAEPFIGGSYSHYGSNRSGTIATLQETIDNKVYFAGEAYHDDWQATVHGAGLSAYEAVRTILEGN, from the coding sequence ATGACACGTCAAGAATTCATTCAAAAAGCGGCAATGGCGGGACTAGGTCTTCCGCTCATTTCCCTTCTTTCATCTTGCGAAGAGGACAACATTACTCCTAATGAGATCAATGTCAATTTCTCCGGGAATGTATTGATCATTGGAGCAGGATCCGCGGGGTTAATGGCAGGACATTTTCTCCAACAAAATGGCATCAATTTTCAAATCCTTGAAGCGTCTTCCGTGTATGGTGGCCGGGTAAAACGGGCTGATAGCTTCGTAGATTTTCCGATTGATCTGGGCGCCGAATGGATTCATACAGACCCCTCCATTTTGGCGGATTTGGTCAATGATCCTAGTGTCCAGGCTTCCATAGACATCATCAATTACAGGCCGGAGGAAATCCACGTTTGGAAGAACAATCAACTAAGAAAGCGGAATTTCTTCTCTAATTTCTACGCAGAACACAAATTCAAAAGCACGACCTGGTACGGTTTTTTCGAGCAATACATTTTGCCCGGTATCGCCGATCGTATTACCTACGATACACAAGTAACCAACATCGATTATTCTGGGACTCAAATCACGGTTACGGATCAAAACAGCAATTCCTACACTGCGGATAAGATCATCTTAACCGTGCCCCTTACCGTGCTGCAAAATGATGTCATTTCATTTACACCAGCACTTCCAACTTCCAAAACGGATGCGCTGAATAATGTGGAAATGCCTTCCGGGATTAAGGTCTTTGTTGAGTTTTCAGAAAAATTCTACCCGGATATTGTATTCGATGGTGGGTTGCTGGAACAAAATGATGAGCTAGGCGAAAAAGTATATTATAATGCTGCCTTCAGAAAGGATTCAGACCGCAATGTCTTTGCTCTTTTTGCGGTAGGTGACCCTGCGAAAGAATACACTGACCAGGGTAGTGATGAAAACATCTTCAATTACCTCATGGCACAGTGGGACGAAATTTTTGATGGAAAAGCTACCCAACACTACCAAAATCATGTAATCCAAAACTGGTTAGCGGAGCCTTTTATCGGAGGGTCTTATAGTCACTATGGAAGCAATCGTAGCGGTACCATTGCAACGCTTCAGGAAACCATCGATAATAAGGTCTACTTCGCCGGAGAAGCGTATCACGATGACTGGCAAGCTACGGTCCATGGCGCAGGCCTTTCTGCCTATGAAGCAGTGAGAACGATATTGGAAGGTAACTAG
- a CDS encoding cadherin domain-containing protein — translation MKTTLEAFIIIVGVFSLLSAHSQNTTGTITSFPYSESFEQDDHGWMTHGNLWELGTPTTSLISGAHDGSRAWATDLDNNYPNNALDTLITTSYNFESLNQPVLRFYFNNDIEDIWDGMHLVYRTAPNDEFILLSSEVGIQNWYGSNIDALRGLPGWSGSTQGNYREVIANLSILSGEKYVQLAFVFASDFVINQEGTAIDQFSIADSPTNDLAVLSISSPKSLSFGPVNPSIKLMNLASTAASDFELNYYVNEQLISTEIFTDELQPLQVAEFTFETAYSFLDAGNYEIKVIVSLAEDEIESNDELILLTEVPSAVKDYPFYEDFEHDGALPEGWFEEKDNSLDWRLIKTATVTSDTGPSRDNTSGSGYYAYTEATGSSTGDIASLFSQPFDISSLNQPVVQFYYHMYGEEIGTLKVIAHQSDGESHEIFELSGVQQTSSEELFESATFDLEGLSDLIQLEFQVTGSGSPRGDVAIDDITVFNQVANDLAISRILSPTTSASGTDDIVVEIQNTGIETISSYELNLYVNDQLVTSHAVNEELTPLATKEITFFTDYDFSEFGLYDIRAELTTEDENESNNSLTKTVDKYGWVGTYYLLQRNFDGPECRHLIFGSDVVQIIVSYVDVETRSFRATYFLESGQPGFNIPYAFQLESGLVSFNDDQNTFSTFNNVDLILGTADEAGSYNPADDSEFTFSLKHDKTSVGSGCSFGGKDFEFKVQRTRPTINSQELEALLVLYESTDGPNWNNSWNLTADPFTWFGVTATNDGKVTSLKLSGNNLNGKLPEELWNLTSLEYLDLGSNSINGNISDGLGQLTKLKELKLAYNDFSGSIPSEIGNLQELEILQLQRNYSEDQGYGLSGEIPNSVGNLLNLRHLQMESNRFSGAIPNTLGNLKKLLSINMALNEFSGEIPEEIKALGSLESLDLSENNLSGNIPEAISSLVALETLKLNNNHLTGFPDDLGALISLDEADLSYNLFEEGIPETIGKWTSLKSLDISFCEMPGIIPPEIGALANLEVLKLEYNDLRGPIPIEFGNLQNLIIAELNWNDLSGPIPNEIGNLTQLTTFNARGNRLSSLPTTIGALSNMTEMDLMQNQLEGPIPAGIGDLVLLENLLLGDNRLEGEIPDEIGNLIQVSALRLDDNFLTGEVPSSITNMEGLTSITIFGNQLSGDFPDVSRLSSLTYMNISDNEFSGLPDLSSLSIGIWVQENRLDFADLLPNQGILFGYADQANLGTSEVEGVAGEIDLQVITGEPGGNVYTWYKDGVEIVGVSQATYSFTYVDEEQAGNYVVEVTHPNLPDLTLTKSFIVIPDGIDTHPDFEALKAFYISMNGPNWNHNSNWLQSADLNEWYGISVSSETNRVIVIDLNNNDLSGAMPEEIGELNELRVLRLANNGKFYDSNLGVSGSIPATIGNLTNLHDLDFSGNQLSGEIPKEIGNLVKLTDLRLDRQWNGGGGLTGEIPSELYSLALLTELNLNMNHLKGNLSESIGQLTALEYLHVGHNNLEGKVPDELWDLENLIQLNLNNNGLEGEVPGDISNMGSLQFLELQHNLLSGPIPPEIGDLTSLARIDMSFNRLSGTIPEEITQLDLLQELVLADNQFTGNIPANWGNLTSLNRLSLWGCNLSGEIPSGLGDLEKLETLRLGHNDLTGGIPVELTNLSLLEELSLGGNPLGGMIPIEIGNLTNLTELQLWNNQLTGNIPEEFGNLMNLQRVGLYENALTGEIPASFNNLTNLSSVLIRDNQFSGDLPDLSGLTSLSFIDISNNFLTGLSDLTALATINNVRVHNNKLGFEDILPNISVTNLYYSPQKNLDSAIESLINVSEEFTMTVSDQEVNNIYQWFLNNEVIENATAATYQITSATEDDQGIYTCTITNPNAQSLTLQRNPVTLIVNSSPTSISIDQNSIDENANIGSLVGELSTEDKDRNDIFSYSLAGTDANAFLVQEESLITNESVDFENQSSYSISITSLDANGLSVTQDLTITVNNLNEAPETIGLSNSSVDENSNLNTIVGTLSTADEDTNDSFTYTLSGDEASAFSIEEGLLVTNASLNFETKNNYQITITTTDDGGLSTSEDFIITVNDLNETPQTISLSNTNVDENSALQTYIGAISTTDADVDDTFTYTLSGDEANSFTIDEGSLVTNASLDFETKNSYQITIIATDDGGLSTSEDFIISVNDLNEAPQTISLSNTNVDENSPLQEHIGTISATDDDTDDTFSYTLSGDEASSFSIDEGSLVTKASLDFETKNSYQITISATDGGGLSTSEDFIITVNDLNEAPQTISLSNTNVYENSALQTHIGVISTTDEDANETFTYTLSGDDASAFSIEEGSLITDTSLDFEMRNSYQVSITATDGGDLSTSEDFIISVNDLNEAPQTISLSNTNVYENSALQTHIGVISTTDEDANETFTYTLSGDDASAFSIEEGSLITDTSLDFEMRNSYQVSITATDSGDLSTSEDFIITVNDVNEAPRTISLSNTNVYENSALQTHIGVVSTTDEDANETFTYTLSGDDASAFSIEEGSLITDTSLDFEMRNSYQVSITSTDAGGLSTSEDFIITVNDLNEAPQTISLSNSNVDENGALRTYIGAISTTDADADDTFTYTLSGDETSSFSIEEGSLVTNASLDFETKNSYQVSITSTDAGGLSTREDFIITVNDLNEKPETISLSGNTVNENSDLMTIVGTISTMDDDTDDTFTYTLYGDDASAFSIEGSSFITNAALDFETKNTYQITIKSTDAEGLSTDLSFEIQVLDVNEAPTDLTLDNASVEENATIGTLIGNLIVSDPDIEDVITFEILGEHTTLFTIIEDQLLTASTFDFEEQEQYSITIRATDEAGLGTEEDFVISIQESSLLLGTEDNFGSYTVFPNPAEEILTISVTTHEILNWSMTSLSGREVHPPFSLSKSGSKSVLEIDVSGLPSGMYVFMDRSAFSPNQKVMIFVQ, via the coding sequence ATGAAAACAACGTTAGAGGCCTTTATTATAATCGTGGGCGTATTTTCCCTACTAAGCGCACATTCGCAAAATACCACTGGTACCATTACCTCATTTCCCTATTCAGAAAGTTTTGAACAAGACGATCATGGATGGATGACCCATGGCAATCTTTGGGAATTGGGTACCCCAACTACTTCTTTGATAAGTGGCGCTCACGATGGTAGCCGCGCCTGGGCCACGGATTTAGATAATAATTACCCGAACAATGCTTTAGATACCTTAATAACAACAAGCTACAATTTTGAATCTCTCAACCAACCCGTTCTCAGATTCTATTTTAACAACGATATCGAAGATATCTGGGATGGCATGCACTTGGTCTATCGAACGGCACCTAACGATGAATTCATACTTCTATCGTCGGAAGTTGGAATACAAAACTGGTATGGTTCGAACATTGATGCCTTAAGGGGACTCCCTGGCTGGTCTGGAAGTACTCAGGGTAATTATCGAGAAGTCATCGCCAACCTATCCATCCTTTCGGGAGAAAAGTATGTTCAACTGGCGTTTGTCTTTGCTTCGGACTTTGTGATTAATCAGGAAGGAACGGCCATTGATCAATTTTCAATTGCTGATAGTCCAACGAATGACCTTGCCGTTTTATCCATTTCCTCACCAAAAAGCCTATCATTTGGTCCGGTTAATCCGTCCATTAAATTGATGAATTTAGCTTCAACGGCCGCTAGCGATTTTGAATTAAACTATTACGTGAATGAGCAATTGATCTCTACTGAAATATTTACCGATGAATTGCAGCCTCTTCAAGTGGCAGAATTCACATTTGAGACAGCCTACAGTTTCTTAGATGCCGGTAACTACGAAATAAAAGTAATTGTATCCTTAGCCGAAGATGAAATTGAATCTAATGATGAGCTAATTTTATTAACTGAGGTGCCGAGTGCCGTAAAAGATTATCCGTTTTATGAAGATTTTGAACATGACGGAGCTTTACCTGAAGGATGGTTCGAGGAGAAAGATAACTCACTAGACTGGAGATTGATAAAAACTGCCACGGTCACGAGCGATACCGGTCCATCTCGGGATAATACTAGTGGCTCAGGATATTATGCCTATACTGAAGCCACAGGGTCTTCCACTGGCGACATAGCATCTCTTTTCTCACAACCTTTTGACATCTCTTCTTTAAATCAGCCGGTTGTTCAATTTTATTATCACATGTATGGTGAAGAGATTGGAACACTCAAAGTAATCGCACATCAATCCGATGGAGAAAGCCATGAAATTTTTGAACTAAGCGGCGTACAACAAACTTCGTCAGAGGAGCTATTTGAAAGCGCAACCTTTGACCTTGAGGGACTCAGTGATTTGATACAATTAGAATTCCAGGTGACTGGAAGTGGGTCACCACGTGGTGATGTAGCCATAGATGATATTACCGTATTTAATCAAGTTGCAAACGATTTGGCCATTTCGAGAATTTTATCACCTACAACCAGTGCTTCTGGGACCGATGATATCGTCGTGGAAATACAGAATACAGGTATTGAGACCATCAGTTCATATGAGCTTAATCTATACGTCAATGATCAATTGGTGACTAGTCATGCGGTCAATGAAGAACTAACGCCTTTGGCGACAAAAGAAATTACCTTCTTTACGGATTATGACTTTAGTGAATTTGGCTTATATGACATCAGAGCAGAATTGACTACCGAGGATGAAAATGAATCAAATAATTCGTTGACTAAAACAGTAGATAAATACGGATGGGTCGGTACCTATTACCTTTTGCAGCGCAATTTCGACGGTCCCGAATGTCGCCATTTGATTTTTGGTAGTGATGTGGTTCAGATCATTGTCAGTTACGTGGATGTAGAGACCCGAAGTTTTAGAGCGACTTATTTTTTGGAGTCGGGTCAACCGGGATTTAACATTCCGTACGCATTTCAACTTGAAAGTGGTCTGGTCTCATTCAATGACGATCAAAATACTTTTTCCACATTCAATAACGTGGATCTGATCCTGGGGACAGCTGACGAAGCTGGTTCCTATAATCCTGCTGATGACTCAGAATTTACCTTTTCCCTGAAACATGATAAAACAAGTGTTGGGTCTGGTTGTAGTTTTGGTGGTAAAGATTTTGAATTCAAGGTTCAGAGAACACGGCCAACTATCAATAGTCAGGAGTTAGAGGCCTTATTGGTACTTTATGAAAGCACCGATGGCCCTAACTGGAATAATTCATGGAACCTAACCGCGGACCCGTTTACCTGGTTTGGAGTCACTGCTACCAATGACGGGAAAGTGACTTCACTGAAACTTAGTGGTAATAATCTCAATGGTAAATTACCAGAAGAATTGTGGAACCTCACTTCACTGGAATACCTGGATTTGGGAAGCAATTCGATAAATGGAAATATATCTGACGGTCTGGGTCAGTTGACAAAACTGAAAGAACTTAAGCTCGCTTACAATGACTTTTCAGGATCGATACCTTCCGAAATCGGAAACCTGCAGGAACTCGAAATTTTACAACTACAACGCAACTATTCGGAAGATCAGGGTTATGGTTTATCTGGTGAGATTCCAAACTCCGTAGGAAATCTGCTGAACTTGCGTCATCTGCAAATGGAAAGTAATCGTTTTTCTGGGGCCATCCCAAATACCCTTGGCAACCTCAAAAAACTGCTGAGTATTAACATGGCTTTGAATGAGTTTTCAGGTGAAATTCCAGAAGAAATTAAAGCGCTAGGGTCATTGGAAAGTCTTGACCTTTCTGAAAATAACTTATCAGGAAATATTCCAGAAGCGATCAGCAGTTTGGTGGCATTGGAAACGCTCAAATTGAATAACAATCATTTGACTGGTTTTCCTGATGATCTGGGTGCGCTGATTAGTTTGGACGAGGCAGATCTCTCCTACAATTTATTTGAAGAAGGTATTCCTGAAACCATCGGAAAATGGACCTCTCTAAAATCTTTAGATATTAGTTTTTGTGAAATGCCTGGCATCATTCCTCCCGAGATAGGTGCATTGGCAAACCTGGAGGTCCTGAAATTAGAATACAATGACTTAAGAGGTCCTATTCCTATTGAATTCGGAAATCTACAGAACCTGATAATAGCGGAACTCAATTGGAATGATTTAAGCGGACCAATTCCCAACGAAATTGGAAACCTAACTCAACTAACGACCTTCAATGCTCGAGGTAATCGTCTTTCTTCCTTGCCAACTACGATAGGTGCTTTGTCGAATATGACGGAAATGGACCTCATGCAAAATCAATTGGAAGGCCCTATTCCGGCTGGCATTGGTGATTTGGTTTTGTTAGAAAACTTATTGCTAGGTGACAATCGATTGGAAGGAGAAATCCCGGATGAAATTGGAAATTTAATTCAAGTTTCTGCTCTTCGTCTAGATGACAATTTCCTTACCGGAGAAGTCCCTTCCTCAATTACTAATATGGAAGGTTTAACATCCATTACAATTTTCGGAAATCAACTATCAGGTGATTTTCCGGATGTCAGTAGACTTTCATCCCTCACTTATATGAATATTAGCGACAATGAGTTTTCTGGGTTACCAGACCTATCATCATTATCAATTGGGATTTGGGTACAGGAAAATCGACTTGATTTTGCTGACCTACTACCCAACCAGGGGATTCTGTTTGGCTACGCTGACCAGGCGAATTTGGGTACTTCCGAAGTAGAGGGAGTTGCGGGAGAAATTGACCTTCAAGTGATCACGGGTGAACCAGGCGGCAACGTCTACACCTGGTACAAAGACGGTGTTGAAATTGTTGGCGTTTCCCAAGCCACGTATTCGTTTACTTACGTGGATGAAGAGCAAGCCGGAAATTACGTCGTTGAAGTAACTCATCCTAATTTACCAGACCTGACTTTAACGAAATCATTTATTGTTATCCCTGATGGGATTGATACACATCCGGATTTCGAGGCGTTGAAAGCATTCTACATCTCAATGAATGGCCCAAATTGGAATCATAATTCTAACTGGCTCCAGTCTGCAGACCTTAATGAGTGGTATGGCATTAGTGTAAGCAGTGAAACCAATAGAGTAATTGTCATAGATCTGAACAATAACGATTTATCTGGAGCAATGCCTGAAGAAATTGGTGAACTGAATGAATTAAGAGTACTGAGATTGGCTAATAACGGAAAGTTTTATGACTCCAATCTAGGAGTTTCTGGTTCTATCCCCGCAACAATTGGTAATCTCACAAATCTGCATGATTTAGACTTTAGTGGTAATCAACTATCCGGAGAAATTCCAAAGGAAATTGGAAACTTGGTCAAGTTAACTGATCTCAGACTTGACCGACAATGGAATGGCGGCGGCGGTCTCACGGGAGAAATACCCTCAGAGTTGTATTCGCTTGCTTTACTCACAGAACTAAACCTTAACATGAACCACCTGAAAGGCAATTTGAGTGAAAGCATAGGTCAGCTCACGGCCCTCGAGTATTTGCATGTCGGACATAATAATCTGGAAGGGAAAGTGCCAGATGAGCTATGGGATTTGGAAAACCTTATTCAATTGAATTTGAACAATAATGGATTGGAAGGTGAGGTCCCAGGAGATATTTCCAATATGGGTAGTCTTCAGTTTCTGGAATTACAGCACAATCTATTGTCGGGTCCAATCCCTCCGGAAATCGGTGATTTAACTTCACTGGCCCGAATAGATATGAGCTTCAATAGACTATCGGGTACAATACCAGAAGAAATCACGCAACTTGACTTATTACAAGAACTTGTTTTAGCTGATAATCAATTTACGGGAAATATTCCTGCGAACTGGGGTAATTTGACATCATTGAATCGGCTTAGCCTTTGGGGATGTAATCTATCTGGTGAAATTCCATCGGGACTGGGGGATCTGGAAAAACTGGAGACACTCAGATTAGGTCATAATGATTTGACTGGGGGAATCCCCGTCGAGTTAACAAATTTGTCACTACTTGAAGAATTATCCTTGGGAGGCAATCCACTTGGAGGGATGATTCCGATAGAAATTGGTAATCTGACTAACCTTACAGAACTTCAACTATGGAACAACCAGCTAACAGGCAATATTCCTGAAGAATTTGGCAATCTCATGAATCTTCAGAGAGTTGGTCTCTATGAAAATGCACTCACTGGTGAAATCCCTGCCAGTTTCAATAACCTTACCAATTTGTCTTCAGTACTTATACGTGATAATCAATTTTCTGGTGATCTACCAGACCTTAGTGGTTTGACGTCTCTGTCGTTCATTGATATCTCTAATAATTTCCTTACTGGCTTAAGTGACCTCACCGCCCTAGCCACTATCAACAATGTGCGTGTCCATAATAATAAACTGGGCTTTGAAGACATTCTCCCAAACATTTCAGTGACCAATCTATATTATAGCCCACAGAAAAATCTGGATAGTGCTATCGAAAGCCTGATCAATGTGAGTGAGGAGTTCACGATGACAGTATCAGATCAAGAAGTGAATAACATTTATCAATGGTTTTTGAACAATGAAGTCATTGAGAATGCAACAGCAGCAACTTACCAAATAACCTCTGCTACAGAAGATGATCAGGGTATATATACCTGCACAATCACCAACCCAAATGCCCAATCACTGACGCTTCAACGAAACCCAGTTACGCTAATTGTAAACTCTTCGCCTACAAGCATTTCAATCGACCAAAATAGCATTGATGAAAATGCTAATATAGGTTCATTGGTAGGAGAACTGTCTACTGAGGATAAAGATAGAAACGACATATTCAGTTACAGTCTGGCGGGGACAGATGCAAATGCCTTTTTAGTTCAGGAAGAAAGCCTGATTACAAATGAGTCGGTCGATTTTGAAAATCAGAGTAGTTACTCTATCTCAATAACCTCATTGGATGCCAATGGTTTGTCAGTCACTCAGGATTTAACCATCACCGTGAATAATCTCAATGAGGCACCGGAGACAATCGGCTTAAGCAATAGCTCTGTTGATGAAAACAGTAACCTGAATACCATCGTGGGAACTCTTTCCACCGCAGACGAGGATACCAATGATTCCTTCACCTATACCTTGTCGGGAGACGAAGCAAGTGCATTTAGCATTGAAGAGGGCCTTTTGGTTACAAACGCTTCTCTGAATTTTGAAACGAAAAATAACTATCAGATTACCATTACAACTACTGATGATGGCGGCCTTTCAACCAGCGAGGATTTCATCATTACCGTCAATGATCTCAACGAAACCCCACAGACTATTTCATTAAGCAATACTAATGTCGATGAGAACAGTGCCTTGCAGACATATATCGGAGCGATTTCAACTACAGATGCAGATGTAGATGACACGTTTACTTATACCTTGTCGGGAGACGAAGCAAATTCATTTACCATTGATGAGGGCTCGTTGGTCACAAATGCTTCTCTGGATTTTGAAACGAAAAACAGCTATCAGATTACCATTATAGCTACTGATGATGGCGGCCTTTCAACCAGCGAAGATTTCATCATTTCAGTCAATGATCTCAACGAAGCCCCACAGACTATTTCATTAAGCAATACTAATGTCGATGAGAACAGTCCCTTACAGGAACATATCGGAACCATTTCAGCTACGGACGATGATACCGATGATACCTTTTCCTACACCTTATCTGGAGACGAAGCAAGTTCATTTAGCATTGATGAGGGCTCATTGGTTACTAAGGCTTCTCTGGATTTTGAAACGAAAAATAGCTATCAAATTACTATTTCAGCTACTGATGGTGGCGGCCTTTCAACCAGTGAGGATTTCATCATAACTGTCAATGATCTCAACGAAGCCCCACAGACAATTTCACTAAGTAATACTAATGTCTATGAGAACAGTGCCTTGCAGACACATATCGGAGTGATTTCAACGACAGATGAAGATGCAAATGAGACGTTTACCTATACCTTGTCAGGAGACGATGCTAGTGCGTTTAGCATAGAAGAAGGTTCTTTGATTACGGATACTTCCCTGGATTTTGAAATGAGAAATAGCTATCAAGTTAGCATTACAGCTACTGATGGTGGCGACCTTTCAACTAGTGAAGATTTCATCATTTCAGTCAATGATCTCAACGAAGCCCCACAGACAATTTCACTAAGTAATACTAATGTCTATGAGAACAGTGCCTTGCAGACACATATCGGAGTGATTTCAACGACAGATGAAGATGCAAATGAGACGTTTACCTATACCTTGTCAGGAGACGATGCTAGTGCGTTTAGCATAGAAGAAGGTTCTTTGATTACGGATACTTCCCTGGATTTTGAAATGAGAAATAGCTATCAAGTTAGCATTACAGCTACTGATAGTGGCGACCTTTCAACTAGTGAAGATTTCATCATTACCGTGAATGACGTCAACGAAGCCCCACGGACAATTTCATTAAGTAATACTAATGTCTATGAGAACAGTGCCTTGCAGACACATATCGGAGTGGTTTCAACGACAGATGAAGATGCAAATGAGACGTTTACCTATACCTTGTCAGGAGACGATGCTAGTGCATTTAGCATAGAAGAAGGTTCTTTGATTACGGATACTTCCCTGGATTTTGAAATGAGAAATAGCTATCAGGTTAGCATTACCTCTACAGACGCGGGCGGCCTTTCAACTAGTGAAGATTTCATCATTACCGTGAATGACCTCAACGAAGCCCCACAGACTATTTCATTAAGCAATTCCAATGTCGATGAGAACGGTGCCTTGCGGACATATATCGGAGCGATTTCAACGACAGATGCAGATGCAGATGACACGTTTACCTATACCTTGTCGGGAGACGAAACAAGTTCATTTAGCATTGAAGAGGGCTCATTGGTCACAAACGCTTCTCTGGATTTTGAAACAAAAAATAGCTATCAGGTTAGCATTACCTCTACAGACGCGGGCGGCCTTTCAACCCGTGAAGATTTCATCATTACTGTCAATGACCTCAACGAAAAACCGGAGACCATATCGCTAAGCGGTAACACCGTTAATGAAAATAGTGACTTGATGACGATTGTCGGAACCATTTCCACCATGGACGATGATACCGATGATACCTTTACCTACACCTTGTACGGCGACGATGCCAGTGCGTTTAGCATTGAAGGGAGCTCATTCATTACTAATGCTGCTTTGGATTTTGAAACGAAAAATACTTATCAGATCACAATCAAATCAACTGATGCCGAAGGGCTTAGTACGGATCTCTCTTTTGAGATCCAGGTTTTAGATGTAAATGAAGCTCCAACTGATTTAACTTTAGATAATGCTTCTGTGGAGGAAAACGCGACCATAGGAACACTTATTGGTAATCTCATAGTTAGTGATCCCGACATAGAAGATGTGATAACATTTGAGATCTTAGGTGAACATACTACCCTATTTACAATCATTGAAGATCAACTATTAACTGCCAGTACGTTCGATTTTGAAGAGCAAGAACAATATTCTATCACGATAAGGGCTACTGATGAAGCTGGTCTTGGGACAGAAGAGGACTTTGTGATTTCGATTCAAGAATCGTCTCTACTTCTTGGTACGGAAGATAACTTCGGTTCTTACACAGTTTTTCCCAATCCGGCGGAGGAAATACTCACTATTTCTGTCACAACCCATGAAATTTTAAATTGGTCAATGACAAGTCTTTCTGGCAGAGAGGTCCATCCTCCTTTTTCACTCTCAAAATCAGGTTCTAAAAGCGTGTTGGAAATTGATGTCAGTGGATTGCCTTCAGGTATGTATGTATTCATGGATAGATCTGCTTTTTCGCCAAATCAGAAAGTCATGATATTTGTTCAGTAA
- a CDS encoding collagen-like protein — translation MNNLLKLFAISFIIAFLAACEGPQGDIGPAGAQGEAGADGLNGADGQDATRPMQGDMPAGIPQAVWNAFNIEDRRTNTNPGDIGIGTASLVRDDFGYYFLAFSSLATNAAAGTVYDVYSTVSGAAFATQNGFDATEQPVWVGSISAGAGEQYVPLDAAPTMAEGGNQRYFDWVVIYPNENPNQDAPGIVADLDATNLLPRKTVWNPFQLEDRSAEEVATTNGYVKMITNQDQGRTRFWLYLNDFQGIGQPLADASIAMSVDRFAVFLGTRGAALAGQLADMDEPAYQMLGYITENGEQYFPLQVNSGDNPFFAPQRAKAGQERWYDWVLIYPVDADGNVLNGGDFGGIVADLDATGDLSENQRVIAD, via the coding sequence ATGAACAATTTGCTTAAACTATTTGCCATTTCATTTATCATCGCTTTTCTAGCGGCTTGCGAAGGCCCACAGGGAGACATTGGTCCCGCTGGTGCACAGGGCGAAGCAGGAGCGGATGGACTAAACGGTGCCGATGGCCAGGATGCAACCCGACCTATGCAAGGAGATATGCCTGCTGGTATTCCACAAGCCGTATGGAATGCTTTTAACATCGAAGATCGTAGAACCAACACCAATCCTGGAGATATTGGAATTGGAACGGCTTCTCTGGTAAGAGACGATTTCGGATACTACTTTCTTGCCTTTTCGTCTTTAGCTACGAATGCTGCCGCAGGTACCGTCTATGATGTGTACTCCACGGTTTCAGGTGCCGCTTTTGCCACGCAAAATGGTTTTGATGCTACGGAACAACCAGTTTGGGTTGGGTCCATCTCTGCCGGTGCGGGTGAACAATACGTGCCTTTGGATGCCGCTCCTACCATGGCTGAAGGTGGTAATCAACGATACTTTGACTGGGTGGTGATCTATCCCAACGAAAACCCAAATCAAGATGCACCTGGCATTGTAGCTGATCTGGATGCAACAAATTTGTTGCCAAGAAAGACCGTATGGAACCCTTTCCAATTGGAAGATCGATCCGCTGAAGAAGTAGCTACCACGAATGGCTATGTAAAAATGATTACTAACCAAGATCAGGGAAGAACAAGGTTTTGGTTGTACCTGAACGATTTTCAGGGTATAGGACAGCCTTTGGCTGACGCTTCAATTGCTATGAGCGTAGACAGATTTGCCGTTTTCCTTGGCACACGTGGTGCGGCGTTAGCAGGACAATTGGCGGATATGGATGAACCTGCTTACCAGATGTTGGGATATATCACTGAGAATGGTGAGCAGTATTTCCCTCTTCAAGTCAACTCAGGAGATAATCCTTTTTTCGCTCCTCAACGTGCAAAAGCTGGTCAGGAAAGATGGTATGATTGGGTACTGATATACCCTGTGGACGCGGATGGCAACGTATTGAATGGTGGTGATTTTGGTGGTATTGTTGCCGACCTTGATGCGACCGGAGACCTCTCTGAGAATCAACGAGTGATTGCTGATTAA